Proteins encoded within one genomic window of Streptomyces taklimakanensis:
- a CDS encoding PQQ-dependent sugar dehydrogenase, with protein MLRRSWTGSLLLALSLAVMAPFSASASPPAASAGTSAEARIERRADAAASVPLENITTTTTQVASGLKRPTAIVAPDDGTGRLFITEKPGTVRVYHPDTGLAETPLVDITSEVDNSGNERGLLGIALPPDFADSQELYLAYTALPDGAVTLARHRLDGDGPEVLLAQEHAEYSNHNGGQLAFGPDGYLYWSIGDGGGSGDPFRSGQRLDTLLGKIMRIDVGGSCGDLPYCIPEDNPFVGVEGAREEIWLYGLRNPWRFSIDPADGSMWIGDVGQGRWEEINHLTPEQGGANLGWSCYEGLEVFDEEHCLPGEEYTEPVFTYPLSGGGCAVIGGHVYRGEEYADLMAGTYVATDYCSSTVWALRPDGEGGYEQAEIGKTPTQVTAIGTTAEGEFYVVNDLPGGLHRVSFEDSEPVRTCHVDYTMRTWGTGFTADVTVTNTGATPIEGWALSFALPAGQDIISGWNAVFSEAAVVTVGNAEYNATIPPGASVDFGFVASHTGDTSPPRRFELNGGECATGTAGD; from the coding sequence ATGTTACGACGCAGCTGGACCGGTTCACTGCTGCTGGCCCTCTCCCTGGCCGTGATGGCCCCCTTCTCCGCGTCCGCCTCCCCACCCGCCGCCTCGGCGGGGACCTCCGCCGAGGCGCGGATCGAACGGCGGGCGGACGCCGCCGCGTCGGTTCCGCTGGAGAACATCACCACGACCACCACCCAGGTCGCCTCCGGTCTCAAGCGCCCCACCGCCATCGTCGCGCCCGACGACGGAACGGGCCGGCTGTTCATCACCGAGAAGCCCGGCACCGTCCGCGTCTACCACCCGGACACGGGGCTGGCGGAGACCCCGCTCGTCGACATCACCTCGGAAGTGGACAACTCGGGCAACGAGCGGGGGCTGCTCGGCATCGCCCTGCCCCCCGACTTCGCCGACAGCCAGGAGCTGTACCTGGCGTACACGGCCCTGCCGGACGGCGCGGTGACCCTGGCCCGCCACCGGCTCGACGGCGACGGCCCGGAGGTGCTGCTGGCCCAGGAGCACGCCGAGTACAGCAACCACAACGGCGGTCAGCTCGCCTTCGGCCCCGACGGCTACCTGTACTGGAGCATCGGTGACGGCGGCGGGTCCGGGGACCCCTTCCGCAGCGGGCAGCGACTGGACACCCTGCTGGGCAAGATCATGCGCATCGACGTCGGCGGAAGCTGCGGGGACCTGCCCTACTGCATCCCCGAGGACAACCCGTTCGTGGGAGTCGAGGGCGCCCGTGAGGAGATCTGGCTGTACGGGCTGCGCAACCCCTGGCGGTTCTCCATCGACCCCGCGGACGGCTCGATGTGGATCGGCGACGTCGGCCAGGGCCGCTGGGAGGAGATCAACCACCTGACTCCCGAACAGGGCGGGGCGAACCTCGGATGGTCCTGCTACGAGGGGCTGGAGGTGTTCGACGAGGAGCACTGCCTGCCCGGCGAGGAGTACACCGAGCCGGTCTTCACCTACCCCCTCAGCGGTGGCGGCTGCGCCGTCATCGGCGGGCACGTCTACCGCGGTGAGGAGTACGCCGACCTGATGGCCGGCACCTACGTGGCGACCGACTACTGCTCGTCCACCGTGTGGGCGCTGCGTCCGGACGGCGAGGGCGGCTACGAACAGGCCGAGATCGGGAAGACGCCCACCCAGGTCACCGCGATCGGCACCACGGCGGAGGGCGAGTTCTACGTCGTCAACGACCTTCCCGGTGGACTGCACCGGGTCTCCTTCGAGGACTCCGAGCCCGTCCGGACCTGCCACGTCGACTACACGATGCGCACCTGGGGCACCGGCTTCACCGCCGACGTCACCGTCACCAACACCGGCGCCACCCCGATCGAGGGCTGGGCGCTCTCCTTCGCCCTCCCCGCCGGGCAGGACATCATCTCGGGTTGGAACGCCGTCTTCTCCGAGGCCGCCGTCGTCACCGTCGGCAACGCCGAATACAACGCCACGATCCCCCCGGGCGCGAGTGTCGACTTCGGTTTCGTGGCCTCCCACACCGGCGACACGTCCCCGCCGCGGCGGTTCGAACTCAACGGGGGCGAGTGCGCCACCGGTACCGCCGGCGACTGA
- a CDS encoding flavoprotein — translation MRKRVMYLFGCAAPPVVYVDRAVRDAQARGWDVCLGLTPTAREWLADRLEELEELTGHPVRSSYRAYGRPETWPRTDAVVVAPATLHTVNACALGITSTFVVGFTAEAMGKRIPLVMMPCLNSTYARHPQFDRSVETLRGAGVRMLYGPGGFEPNPPGQGRPEEYPWHLALEAAGEAVEARERGGAG, via the coding sequence ATGAGGAAGCGAGTCATGTACCTCTTCGGCTGCGCGGCCCCGCCGGTCGTATACGTCGATCGCGCGGTCCGCGACGCGCAGGCGCGGGGGTGGGACGTGTGCCTGGGGCTGACGCCCACCGCGCGGGAGTGGTTGGCGGACCGGCTGGAGGAGTTGGAGGAGCTGACCGGGCACCCGGTGCGCAGCTCCTACCGGGCGTACGGCCGGCCCGAGACGTGGCCCCGGACGGATGCCGTGGTGGTGGCCCCGGCGACGCTGCACACGGTCAACGCCTGTGCGCTGGGCATCACTTCGACGTTCGTCGTGGGGTTCACGGCGGAGGCCATGGGCAAGCGCATCCCGCTCGTGATGATGCCGTGCCTGAACTCGACCTACGCCCGGCACCCGCAGTTCGACCGCTCGGTGGAGACCCTGCGCGGGGCGGGGGTGCGGATGCTCTACGGCCCCGGCGGGTTCGAACCGAACCCGCCGGGGCAGGGGCGGCCGGAGGAGTACCCGTGGCATCTGGCGCTGGAGGCCGCCGGCGAGGCGGTGGAGGCGCGGGAGCGGGGCGGCGCGGGGTGA
- a CDS encoding gas vesicle protein, with amino-acid sequence MTLDDLVEVLLNKGAVLHLDLIVAVADIPLIGVSLRAAIAGMETMLEYGMMRRWDEDTRAWVERSTARRDLEPAPGEHHVAHMRGGHLLQDGFRTTWRPGTVHLTDRRLVVLRREPREVLWETELTAIRAVRPETERTVGGEVRTRLRVVLDDGREGLLSASDPERLRELLASTCPGPLETGPPPREPDEGRTVVEGHLWYHEPRRDGSLWRGGHGRLTPDGLVWKSPLDARPALVVPADAVVAARPAPGDGPGGEGTVLTLETTSQGTVTLGTDEPRRWARALDALRREPSRPLRTS; translated from the coding sequence GTGACGCTGGACGACCTCGTCGAGGTCCTGCTGAACAAGGGCGCCGTCCTGCACCTGGACCTCATCGTGGCGGTGGCCGACATCCCGCTGATCGGCGTCAGCCTGCGCGCCGCGATCGCCGGCATGGAGACCATGCTGGAGTACGGCATGATGCGCCGGTGGGACGAGGACACCCGCGCCTGGGTGGAACGCTCCACCGCCCGCCGCGACCTGGAGCCGGCGCCCGGCGAACACCACGTCGCCCACATGCGCGGCGGCCACCTGCTCCAGGACGGCTTCCGGACCACCTGGCGGCCCGGCACCGTCCACCTCACCGACCGACGGCTGGTCGTGCTGCGCCGGGAGCCGCGCGAGGTGCTGTGGGAGACGGAGTTGACGGCGATCCGCGCGGTGCGGCCGGAGACCGAACGCACCGTCGGCGGCGAGGTGCGCACCCGGCTGCGCGTCGTCCTCGACGACGGACGCGAGGGCCTGCTCTCCGCCTCCGACCCGGAGAGGCTGCGCGAACTGCTGGCGAGCACCTGCCCCGGCCCCCTGGAGACCGGCCCCCCGCCCCGGGAGCCCGACGAGGGCCGCACCGTCGTCGAGGGGCACCTCTGGTACCACGAGCCGCGCCGGGACGGCTCCCTGTGGCGGGGCGGGCACGGGCGGCTCACCCCGGACGGACTGGTCTGGAAGTCGCCCCTGGACGCCCGGCCCGCCCTCGTCGTCCCCGCCGACGCCGTCGTCGCGGCGCGCCCCGCCCCCGGCGACGGTCCGGGCGGCGAGGGGACCGTCCTCACCCTGGAGACGACCTCGCAGGGGACGGTGACGCTCGGGACGGACGAACCGCGCCGCTGGGCGCGGGCCCTGGACGCGCTGCGCCGCGAACCGTCGCGGCCGCTCCGGACGTCGTGA
- a CDS encoding TerB family tellurite resistance protein: MAMWDRIKDQAKSLQQSRGGQGAGGLGQGHGSGGSGGGGGSRAQLVGLLKSQLSAAKAELKSGAYRDASMAMCALVAAADGQIDASERQQMETMIVGNDVLQNFPPDQLRQRFNKHIERLMANPQAGRAEAMQEIAKVAKKPSEARAVVRTGIVVAGADGYFAQAEQHVIREVCAALGLSPSEFDI, encoded by the coding sequence GTGGCGATGTGGGATCGGATCAAGGACCAGGCCAAGAGCCTTCAGCAGTCCCGGGGCGGACAGGGGGCGGGCGGCCTCGGGCAGGGCCACGGTTCCGGCGGCTCCGGCGGTGGAGGGGGATCGCGCGCCCAGCTCGTCGGCCTGTTGAAGTCCCAACTCAGCGCGGCCAAGGCCGAGTTGAAGAGCGGTGCCTACCGGGACGCCAGCATGGCGATGTGCGCCCTGGTGGCCGCTGCCGACGGGCAGATCGACGCCTCCGAGCGGCAGCAGATGGAGACGATGATCGTCGGCAACGACGTCCTCCAGAACTTCCCGCCCGACCAGTTGCGCCAACGGTTCAACAAGCACATCGAGCGGCTCATGGCCAACCCCCAGGCGGGCCGTGCGGAGGCGATGCAGGAGATCGCCAAGGTCGCCAAGAAGCCCTCCGAGGCCCGGGCGGTGGTTCGGACGGGCATCGTCGTCGCGGGCGCCGACGGCTACTTCGCCCAGGCCGAACAGCACGTCATCCGCGAGGTCTGCGCCGCGCTGGGCCTCTCCCCGTCGGAGTTCGACATCTGA
- a CDS encoding DUF397 domain-containing protein encodes MGHIYNGMPAKELGTEGWQKPWSGTNGGNCVEAMKLGDGRVALRQSSDPDGPALIYTYQEIESFIRGAKLGEADFLLT; translated from the coding sequence ATGGGTCACATTTACAACGGGATGCCGGCCAAGGAACTCGGGACCGAGGGCTGGCAGAAGCCCTGGAGCGGCACCAACGGCGGCAACTGCGTGGAAGCGATGAAGCTCGGCGACGGCCGGGTGGCCCTGCGGCAGTCCAGTGACCCCGATGGTCCCGCCCTGATCTACACCTACCAGGAGATCGAGTCGTTCATCCGGGGAGCCAAGCTCGGCGAGGCCGACTTCCTGCTCACCTGA
- a CDS encoding DUF6415 family natural product biosynthesis protein gives MDAPAPVDVEAVRRTIRRALAHGSALPHHEELVELEALLREHIRRLLPIARARAAALRPVSPQRLRYRARLEWIANQVGRGLGEGLPSARQQVRSLAQDCRWLLHQTPEWNRKATP, from the coding sequence GTGGACGCACCGGCACCGGTGGACGTCGAGGCCGTCCGACGCACCATCCGCCGGGCCCTGGCCCACGGCAGCGCGCTCCCCCACCACGAGGAGTTGGTGGAGCTGGAGGCACTGCTGCGGGAGCACATCCGACGGCTGCTGCCCATCGCACGGGCCCGCGCGGCGGCGCTGCGGCCGGTCTCCCCGCAACGGCTGCGGTACCGGGCACGCCTGGAGTGGATCGCCAACCAGGTCGGCCGCGGACTCGGCGAAGGGCTGCCGTCCGCCCGGCAACAGGTGCGGTCCCTCGCCCAGGACTGCCGCTGGCTGCTGCACCAGACCCCCGAGTGGAACAGGAAGGCGACACCGTGA
- a CDS encoding helix-turn-helix transcriptional regulator has protein sequence MATVGRIVLGLRLRDLRERAGCSFEEAARALSVNAATVRRMEKAEVGLKPLFVEKLLETYGVERREIDSFLALVEESRRPGWWHRFRDVLPDWFGLYVSLEGAANVIRGYEPHCVPGLLQTEDYARELLRTGFPNASEEELDRRVALRMERQALLVRNDAPRLWVVMDETVLRRPVGGPEVMRKQIDRLAEVLAAPNVSLQVLPFEAGPHPGMFGPFQLFRFDIPELPDIVYTEGLTGAVYVDERPDTAAYLEVLDRMGAQAASVRHTEEFLGAIRKEF, from the coding sequence GTGGCGACCGTCGGGCGGATAGTGCTCGGCCTGAGGCTCCGCGACCTGCGGGAACGGGCCGGATGCTCCTTCGAGGAAGCCGCCCGGGCGCTCAGCGTGAACGCCGCCACGGTGCGGCGGATGGAGAAGGCCGAAGTCGGCTTGAAACCGCTGTTCGTCGAGAAGCTGCTGGAGACCTACGGGGTCGAACGGCGGGAGATCGACTCCTTCCTCGCACTGGTGGAGGAATCCCGCAGGCCGGGATGGTGGCACCGGTTCCGGGACGTGCTGCCCGACTGGTTCGGCCTGTACGTGAGCCTGGAGGGAGCGGCCAACGTCATCCGCGGCTACGAGCCGCACTGCGTTCCCGGGCTGCTCCAGACCGAGGACTACGCCCGCGAGCTGCTGCGCACCGGTTTCCCCAACGCCTCCGAGGAGGAGCTGGACCGCCGCGTGGCGCTGCGCATGGAGCGGCAGGCGCTTCTGGTCCGGAACGACGCGCCCAGGCTGTGGGTCGTGATGGACGAAACGGTCCTGCGCAGGCCGGTCGGGGGTCCCGAGGTCATGCGGAAGCAGATCGACCGGCTTGCGGAGGTGCTGGCGGCACCGAACGTCTCCCTCCAGGTCCTGCCGTTCGAGGCGGGACCCCACCCGGGGATGTTCGGGCCCTTCCAGCTCTTCCGGTTCGACATACCGGAACTCCCGGACATCGTCTACACCGAGGGCCTCACCGGTGCCGTCTACGTCGACGAGCGCCCCGACACGGCCGCCTACCTGGAGGTGTTGGACCGCATGGGTGCGCAGGCCGCATCAGTACGACACACCGAGGAGTTCCTCGGTGCCATTCGCAAGGAGTTCTGA
- a CDS encoding alpha-amylase, whose amino-acid sequence MRAPLRRSLLAAVPAAALALLCAGIALGSPARAAEEPHAGESSAPSCLRYSAGWRYTFVTNDCDTVRHLTVEYSDGRTVPCRTAAPRETVTFPGHGFGTGVDVTGVRACPAVPS is encoded by the coding sequence GTGCGCGCTCCGCTACGCCGTTCCCTCCTCGCGGCCGTTCCCGCGGCCGCCCTCGCCCTGCTGTGCGCGGGAATCGCCCTCGGCTCCCCGGCACGGGCCGCCGAGGAGCCCCACGCCGGGGAGAGCTCCGCCCCGTCCTGCCTCCGGTACTCGGCGGGCTGGCGCTACACCTTCGTCACCAACGACTGCGACACCGTCCGACACCTCACCGTGGAGTACTCCGACGGCCGGACCGTCCCCTGCCGCACCGCCGCGCCCCGCGAGACCGTGACGTTCCCCGGCCACGGCTTCGGGACCGGCGTCGACGTCACCGGGGTGCGCGCCTGCCCGGCCGTGCCGTCCTGA
- a CDS encoding ATP-binding protein, producing the protein MTLPTSVGLCPDLRQETFELPAQAVSVADARNRVHERLLQWGFAPEVCHTARLVVSELFTNAVLHTDSDRIGCLLYVADGQVRIEVRDQGSYTSTPMLRFPGADEERGRGLQLIETLAQAWGVESAGLGLGHIVWAVIRP; encoded by the coding sequence ATGACGCTCCCGACCTCGGTCGGCCTCTGCCCCGACCTGCGTCAGGAGACCTTCGAGCTGCCGGCCCAGGCCGTCTCCGTCGCCGACGCGCGCAACCGGGTCCACGAGCGTCTGCTCCAGTGGGGGTTCGCCCCGGAGGTCTGCCACACGGCACGGCTGGTGGTCTCCGAACTGTTCACCAACGCCGTGCTGCACACGGACAGCGACCGGATCGGCTGCCTGCTCTACGTCGCCGACGGTCAGGTCCGCATCGAGGTGCGCGATCAGGGCAGCTACACCAGCACCCCGATGCTGCGCTTCCCCGGGGCCGACGAGGAGCGCGGCCGGGGACTCCAGCTCATCGAAACGCTCGCACAGGCCTGGGGGGTGGAGTCCGCAGGACTCGGACTGGGCCACATCGTGTGGGCCGTCATCCGGCCCTGA
- a CDS encoding GvpL/GvpF family gas vesicle protein yields the protein MTDTVARNRIPAGDAPAREMTESPRPARPTDRALYVYALLPDQEGAADGVTGVDGRPLRLVAAPGTGIAALVHDADPAPYEGTDEEVRRRVAEQDQAVVTVWERTGALLPMTFNVLVAPDAFADPPRPAEDRLRDWIASHASDLHARFRALTDRAELRVEIAIDRAAAARDDDRARALEEEMARHSPGLRRLMSKQLEQLRRESSERLADALHADVRHRLLAVAEDLRERGRAVRDPREADVLSAALLVRTSDIEAVGTVLATVQDENPAARIRFLGPWPPYSFAELPEGTPPEPPAVRG from the coding sequence GTGACGGACACCGTGGCACGGAACCGGATCCCGGCGGGGGACGCTCCGGCGCGGGAGATGACGGAATCACCGCGTCCGGCGCGCCCGACCGACCGGGCCCTGTACGTGTACGCCCTGCTCCCGGACCAGGAGGGCGCCGCGGACGGCGTCACCGGCGTCGACGGCCGTCCCCTGCGCCTGGTGGCCGCGCCCGGCACGGGGATCGCCGCCCTGGTGCACGACGCGGACCCCGCCCCCTACGAGGGGACGGACGAGGAGGTGCGCCGCCGGGTGGCCGAGCAGGACCAGGCGGTGGTGACGGTGTGGGAGCGCACCGGGGCGCTGCTGCCCATGACCTTCAACGTGCTGGTCGCCCCCGACGCCTTTGCCGACCCGCCGCGTCCGGCCGAGGACCGGCTGCGCGACTGGATCGCCTCCCACGCCTCCGACCTGCACGCCCGCTTCCGGGCCCTGACCGACCGGGCCGAACTGCGGGTGGAGATCGCCATCGACCGAGCCGCCGCGGCGCGGGACGACGACCGCGCCCGCGCCCTGGAGGAGGAGATGGCCCGACACTCCCCGGGGCTGCGGCGGTTGATGTCGAAACAGTTGGAGCAGCTGCGGCGGGAGTCCTCCGAGCGGCTGGCCGACGCCCTCCACGCCGACGTGCGCCACCGACTGCTGGCCGTGGCCGAGGACCTGCGCGAGCGCGGCCGGGCCGTACGGGATCCGCGGGAGGCGGACGTGCTCTCCGCCGCCCTGCTGGTGCGCACCTCGGACATCGAGGCGGTGGGCACCGTCCTCGCGACCGTCCAGGACGAGAACCCGGCCGCCCGCATCCGCTTCCTGGGCCCCTGGCCGCCGTACTCCTTCGCCGAACTGCCCGAGGGCACACCTCCCGAACCGCCCGCCGTCCGCGGCTGA
- a CDS encoding helix-turn-helix domain-containing protein, whose product MPSLDDDHIGIRIAAQRKRAGLTQQGLAQRIPYSYSLLRHVESGHKSASPQFVAAVARALGIETAVLTGQHTPSPRPDRVTSLVQPVREALDLYDLPPDPHLPTAPPHELVAAADALCRDVRGARLYQAATVLPGLLADLSATCRERPATELWRALASACRSAHDVTTKLGCYDLATVALDRMGWAAEQAGDPLLGAIRQYKRALSYRSRDAEHRIGLRMVAAGHEMLRQTVETTESLAVAGQLHLGAAVIAARAGDRSAVECHLERAGEIARRTGEVGAVHWLSFGPANVGAHEVFARLELRQYDEALAAARAVRPPRGWAASRRAALLVDRARAEMETGRVEAALASLARARELAPQQTRFHPRVRETVSGLLNLRRRSPDALTRMAAWVGV is encoded by the coding sequence GTGCCCTCACTCGACGACGATCACATCGGCATCCGGATCGCGGCACAGCGGAAACGCGCCGGACTCACCCAGCAGGGCCTCGCCCAACGCATCCCCTACTCCTACAGCCTCCTGCGGCACGTCGAGAGTGGCCACAAGAGCGCGTCGCCGCAGTTCGTCGCCGCCGTCGCCCGAGCCCTGGGGATCGAGACCGCGGTGCTGACGGGACAGCACACCCCCTCCCCCCGACCCGACCGCGTCACCTCCCTGGTGCAGCCCGTCCGCGAGGCGCTCGACCTGTACGACCTGCCACCGGACCCCCATCTGCCCACAGCGCCGCCCCACGAGCTGGTCGCGGCCGCCGACGCCCTCTGCCGCGACGTGCGGGGAGCACGGCTGTACCAGGCCGCGACGGTCCTGCCCGGGCTCCTCGCCGACCTCAGCGCCACCTGCCGGGAACGCCCGGCGACCGAACTGTGGCGGGCCCTGGCCTCGGCCTGCCGCAGCGCGCACGACGTGACGACGAAGCTCGGCTGCTACGACCTGGCGACGGTGGCGCTGGACCGGATGGGCTGGGCCGCCGAGCAGGCCGGCGACCCCCTGCTCGGCGCGATCCGTCAGTACAAACGAGCCCTGTCCTACCGCAGTCGGGACGCCGAGCACCGCATCGGCCTGCGCATGGTGGCGGCCGGACACGAGATGCTGCGCCAGACCGTCGAGACCACCGAGTCCCTGGCGGTGGCCGGGCAACTCCACCTGGGCGCGGCCGTGATCGCCGCCCGCGCGGGCGACCGGAGCGCCGTGGAGTGCCACCTGGAACGGGCCGGTGAGATCGCCCGGCGCACCGGGGAGGTCGGAGCGGTGCACTGGCTCTCCTTCGGCCCGGCGAACGTGGGGGCCCACGAGGTGTTCGCCCGGCTGGAGTTGCGCCAGTACGACGAGGCGCTCGCGGCGGCGCGGGCCGTCCGTCCGCCGCGCGGCTGGGCGGCGTCGCGGCGAGCCGCGCTGCTGGTGGACCGGGCCCGCGCGGAGATGGAGACCGGACGGGTGGAGGCGGCGCTCGCCTCGCTGGCCAGGGCCCGCGAACTGGCGCCCCAGCAGACCCGTTTCCACCCCCGGGTGCGGGAGACGGTGAGCGGCCTGCTGAACCTGCGGCGCCGCTCGCCGGACGCCCTGACGCGGATGGCCGCGTGGGTGGGGGTCTGA
- a CDS encoding SAM-dependent methyltransferase, with product MTAQGFHADDIDTSRPHSARMYDYFLGGKTNYEADIQGAEAVIGIWPGVRTGARVNRAFMHRAARWLVREAGIRQFLDVGTGIPTEPNLHQVVQGTAPEARVVYADNDPIVLRYAQALLRSTPEGRTAYLHADATDPDSILNHPELREVLDMDRPVALSLNALLHYINDDKKPYELVARLVDALPSGSYLTLTHCTPDLDPETWERLHQMSMSGSAAGAQDRTREQILRFFDGLEFVEPGLVVPHRWRPEPDQPYADVTDAEVSLYAGVARKP from the coding sequence ATGACCGCCCAGGGCTTCCACGCCGACGACATCGACACCAGCAGGCCGCACTCGGCCCGCATGTACGACTACTTCCTCGGAGGAAAGACCAACTACGAAGCCGACATCCAGGGAGCGGAGGCCGTCATCGGCATCTGGCCCGGGGTGCGGACCGGCGCCCGCGTCAACCGCGCCTTCATGCACCGGGCCGCGCGGTGGCTCGTCCGCGAGGCCGGCATCCGCCAGTTCCTGGACGTCGGCACGGGCATTCCGACCGAGCCCAACCTGCACCAGGTCGTCCAGGGCACAGCGCCCGAGGCGCGGGTCGTCTACGCCGACAACGACCCCATCGTGCTGCGCTACGCGCAGGCGCTGCTGCGCAGCACGCCCGAGGGCCGCACCGCCTACCTGCACGCGGACGCGACCGATCCGGACTCGATCCTGAACCACCCCGAACTGCGCGAGGTCCTGGACATGGACCGTCCGGTCGCGCTCTCCCTCAACGCGCTGCTCCACTACATCAACGACGACAAGAAGCCGTACGAACTGGTGGCACGGTTGGTGGACGCGCTGCCGTCGGGCAGCTACCTCACCCTCACCCACTGCACCCCCGACCTCGACCCCGAGACGTGGGAGCGGCTGCACCAGATGTCGATGTCGGGTTCCGCGGCCGGGGCCCAGGACCGCACCCGGGAGCAGATCCTGCGCTTCTTCGACGGGCTGGAGTTCGTCGAACCGGGTCTGGTGGTGCCGCACCGCTGGAGGCCGGAACCCGACCAGCCCTACGCGGACGTCACCGACGCGGAGGTCTCCCTCTACGCGGGAGTCGCCCGCAAGCCCTGA
- a CDS encoding gas vesicle protein, whose product MEPRRDGEGSLAHVVETLLDKGLVLNADIMVSVAGVELLGIRLRAALASFETAARYGLEFPSGTDVETAAWREAREERDTCPECGKRSPVRQLLEDMCPWCGWRSARARLADRVAPALPETSDAPSGERSAGKPAAAASREDGDRG is encoded by the coding sequence TTGGAGCCGCGACGGGACGGCGAGGGCAGCCTGGCCCATGTGGTGGAGACCCTCCTCGACAAGGGCCTGGTGCTCAACGCGGACATCATGGTGTCGGTGGCCGGTGTCGAACTCCTCGGCATCCGACTGCGCGCGGCCCTCGCCTCGTTCGAGACGGCCGCGCGGTACGGACTGGAGTTCCCCTCCGGCACCGACGTCGAGACCGCCGCCTGGCGCGAGGCCCGCGAGGAGCGGGACACCTGCCCCGAGTGCGGCAAGCGTTCCCCGGTACGGCAGTTGCTGGAGGACATGTGCCCGTGGTGCGGGTGGCGCAGCGCGCGGGCTCGGCTGGCCGACCGCGTCGCGCCCGCCCTGCCGGAGACCTCCGACGCTCCCTCGGGCGAGCGGTCCGCGGGGAAGCCGGCCGCGGCGGCCTCCCGGGAGGACGGGGACCGTGGCTGA
- a CDS encoding Rid family hydrolase has translation MPRAVTLIRSTALSDVAEYAYAATAPADARLVFLAGACPLDEEGATVAVGDYAGQAARAVENMRTALAEAGATIEDVISTRVLVASDRQEDLVTAWEVVRDAFGDHDVPSTLMGVTVLGYDAQLVEIEAVAAVLDS, from the coding sequence GTGCCTCGTGCCGTCACACTGATCCGCTCCACCGCTCTGTCCGACGTCGCGGAGTACGCCTACGCCGCCACCGCGCCCGCCGACGCGCGTCTGGTGTTCCTCGCCGGAGCCTGCCCCCTGGACGAGGAGGGCGCCACGGTGGCGGTGGGGGACTACGCCGGGCAGGCCGCCAGGGCGGTGGAGAACATGAGGACCGCGCTCGCCGAGGCCGGAGCGACGATCGAGGACGTCATCAGCACCCGGGTGCTCGTCGCCTCCGACCGGCAGGAGGATCTGGTGACCGCCTGGGAGGTGGTCCGGGACGCCTTCGGCGACCACGACGTCCCCAGCACCCTGATGGGCGTCACCGTCCTCGGCTACGACGCCCAACTGGTGGAGATCGAGGCGGTCGCCGCCGTGCTCGACTCCTGA
- a CDS encoding gas vesicle protein K, producing MAITVDEKSLKQGVLSLVVTLVEVIQEALERQALRRMNGGDLTPEELERLGDALLELDEAIEEIKADHGITDSVADLHRGLDEVVDDVVDKLVDPGRWAEEARR from the coding sequence ATGGCCATCACCGTCGACGAGAAGAGCCTGAAACAAGGTGTGCTGTCCCTGGTCGTCACTTTGGTGGAGGTGATCCAGGAGGCTCTGGAACGGCAGGCGCTGCGCCGGATGAACGGCGGCGACCTCACCCCGGAGGAACTCGAACGCCTCGGTGACGCGCTCCTCGAACTGGACGAGGCGATCGAGGAGATCAAGGCGGACCACGGCATCACCGACTCCGTCGCGGACCTCCACCGGGGGCTGGACGAGGTCGTCGACGACGTGGTGGACAAGCTGGTCGATCCCGGCCGCTGGGCCGAGGAGGCACGGAGGTGA